The region TTCGAGGACATCACCGACGACGAGCTTGCGCGCATCGAAGCGGTGGTGCGCGACGAGTTCGCGGATTACCTGGAGCGCCACGCCGGCAACTGAAGCGCGGCGCCCCCGCTGCCCTATCGCGTCACGTCGAGTTCCCAGCCAGGCTCCAGGTGGTCGGGGTTGTCGGCCAGCCGATAGCGCGGGTTCAGGTTGATCAGTTCGCGCAGCGCGAAGTTGGCCACCTGCTGGTCCGGCGTCATCGCCTGCGCCTGCGCCTCGGCCTTCTGGCCCTCGGACAGCAGCGTGTCGAGATGCGCGCCGGCGATGCCCCATAGCGTGGAACCGGCGACGTGGTCCGGGCTGTAGGGCTGCACGCGTACCGATCCGGATGCGGGGCGCTCCCTCGGGGTCTCGCTGGGCGGTTCTTTCGGTGGCTCCTTTGGCGGATCCTTTGGCGGGGTGGAGCCGCCGGGATCGGTGGCCGGCGGGGTCGAGGGACCGCCGCTGGGCGCTGGTGTCGGCGTCGGCGTCGGCGTCGGCGCGCCCTTGTCCTCGTCCTTGAGCAACTCCACCAGGATCTTGGCGCCGAAGTTGACGATCACGCCGCCGCCCAGCAGCACCAGCCCCTTGGGCATGGCGCGGCCGAAGAAATCCCACTTCTGCGCCAGCCATGGCGTGACCGGCTTATCCACGGCGTCGGGATCGGCGGCCTTTGCCAGCCGGTTTTTCTCGGCATTGATCAGCTTCTGCTCGTTGCGCGACTGCAGGTGCGCGCCGATGCCGAACACTGCCAGGCTGCCCGCCTCGATCGCGCCGACCACGCCGCCGGTGTGCATCATGTCGGCCACGGCCAGCTGCACCGCGCCGACCGAGTACGCGTTCATCACGAACTTGCGCAGCCGCGCGCCCAGCAAGGCGGGTTGCGCCAGCCCGGTGTGATAACCCGCGCGGGCGGCGAAATTGACCGTGCTCAGCACCGAATTGGCGGCGAGGAACACCGCGCTGCTGTAGGTCAGCGGCTCGCCGACCTGGGTCACGCCGTGCTCGCCGAACCACAGCATGGTGTTACCGTTGTTGATCGCCAGCGTGGTCAGCTGCAGCGCGTCGTTGACCTGCCCGGCGCGGGTATCGGGCGTCAGCATCGAGGCGCCGATGGTGCCGATCACCGCCTGCGCCTCGCGGATCTTGTCCGCGGCCTCGGGCAGGTCCTTCTTGTCGGCATGGTGGGCGTAGGCGTCGAGCTGGTCGAGCGCCCTGGCAAACTTCTGCTGGTTCGCTTCGTTGATGCCCCACACCGCGGTGCCGGGCTTCTCGGTCAGCGTGCGGCGCAGCCAGGCGATATCGGCGGGCGTGTGCGTGCCGGCGCGCCGGATCACCTTGTTGGCATGCACGGTGCGCCCCATCGCCACGCTGCCGCGGTAGATGAAGCAGCCGGCGCTGGTCAGCACCAGGTTGGCACCGGTCTGCGCCGAGATTGCCGCGGCGCCGGAGGCGGCGGCGAAGGTGCCGGCCGCCGACACCGCCAGCGCGGTGCGCACCTTCCACGGCCGCGGGCCATTGCTGCCGGGCGGCGGTGCGTTGCCGGCCGGGCCATGCGAGATGGTGGCGCGCACCACTGCGCCCTCCCCGCCCGCGCGGCCCTGCGTGCCGTCGCTGCCCCTGGCGCGCGCTGCCTGCTGCATCGCGTCCAGCATGCGATACACCGCGCTCCCTTGCGACGCATCCGCGCCGGTCTCGACATGGGTCAGGTCGGCCACCTTGACCGTGCCGTCCGGGAACAGCGCGAATTCCACGTCGCCCAGGTGCAGGCTGCGCGTCTTCATGGTGTCGGCCAGCGCGGCGATATCGCGCGCCGAGCGGTCGTTGAGCAGCGCGGCAGGTTCGGGCCGCAACTGGCCGGCGGCGTCGAACAGGTCCTTGGTGCTGGCCGCGTAGCGCTCATAGCCGATGGCCGGGCGCCCGAACGCCTCGAACGACGCCGGCCCGAAGCTGCGCACGGTATTGAGCCCGTGCGTGCCGGCGGCCTCCGCCATGGCGGCGCGCTCGCCGTGCACCATGTCGCCCAGCCAGGCCTCGTTGGCAATGCCGACCGCCAGGTCCTTGCCCAGCGCAAACACGGTCTTGGCGCCGCCGCTGCCCAGCCGCGGGCCCAGGTAGGCCTCCAGCCGCACCCGTTCGCGGGTGCCATCGGGCCGGCGCAGGAACACGTTGCCGTGGTGGTCGATCTTGAAGCTGTGGCCGGCGTAGGGGTCGGGCTGCGGCGACAGGCGGCGCCAGCGGCCCGGCTGCGCCAGGTCGATCTGGCTCTTGCCCGGATCCTGCGCGTAGGCGCCGCGACGCAGCGCGAACTCCGGCACCAGCACCTCGGTCCTCATCACGTCGGCCACCTGCTGCGCCAGCATGCGCCCCTGCGGGGCATGCGCGCCGTCCAGCGCCAGCACGATGGGCTGGCCGGGTTCCCAGTCGTGCGCCAGCAGGAAGGCGAGCTCGTGGGCGCCGACGCCCTCGCCCGCCTCGCCACGCAGGCCACCCTCGGGGCGCACGGCGCCGACCACCACCAGGTGATCCCTGGGCGCGTTGACGCGCACCGCCGGCTCGCCCAGCGCCAGTTCGGCCCAGCGGTCCGGCGCCTGCCGCCAGCTGGCGGGCACCGGGTCGCCGGCGGTGCGGGCGCCATGCTGGCGCACCGGCTTGCCGCCGCCGGTGACCGCCACCACCGGCAGCGCCGGCATGGCGCCGTGGAAGCGGCCGCCGTCCTGCACATGCACCGGCGCGCCGGAAGCAGCCATGGCGGCGGGGTCGGCGGCCACGCGCAGGCGCGCGCCATAGGCCAGGTCGCTGCCCGGCGCGCGGAACGCATCCACGTCGAGCCGGCCGTCGGCGCCGTAGAGGCGCGCGTTCAGCCCGGTAGCCAGTTGCTGCACCAGCGACACCGCTCCATCCTGCCCGTAGCAGCCGTACAGCACCACCGGCATGCCTTCCTGGTAGTCCGGGTGCGCGCGGATGCGGTCGATCACCGCCGGCGCATCGAGCAACGGCTGCGCGCCGTCGGCGCGGTCGCCGGCCCGCATCGCGATGCCGCCGAACAGGCCCTCGGCGCGCACGGTGAAGTGCCCGGGAATCTGCGGCACCGACACCGCCACTGCCTCGTCGCCAAAGGTCTTCTGCCCGGCCTGCTGCGCCAGGTCCAGGTCCGCGCGCCCGCGCGGAAACTGCTCCAGCTGGGCCAGTACGTCGATGCGGCGGCCGTCCTGCTGGCGCACCAGCGGCAGCCCGGCACGGAAGTCGTCGGGCAGCGCGGCGCGGATCTCGCCAAGGTAATCCGGATTGAGCGCAAAGCCTTCCGCGTGCGGCTTGTGCCCGCGCAGCGACAGCGGCACGGTGCCGATCACGCTGCGCGCGTCGACCGCGCCGTGCCGCGCCGCCTCGCGCTGCGAAACGATGGCGATGCGGAAGTTGCCGCCCGCCTGCAGCGCCGGGCCGAGGTCGCGCATGGCCTGCTGCAGCGACAGGAACGACGCTTCCGGCAGCCCCGCGCGCAGCGGCACCGACAGCCCATCGCCATGGCTTACCACGTAGTGCACGCCGGCCAGGCGCCCGCCGGAGGCATGGATGCCGTCGACCGTGGCCTCGATCGCGGCGCGGCTCGGCGCGCCGTCGCGCACCGACCAGCTGCCGTCGCGAATCTGCGGGCGCGCCGCGGGCATCGCCGCCGGCTGGCTGCCCGCGCCGTCGGCGCGGCTTGCGGAAGCGGCCTTGCGCGGCAGCTGCCCGCCGTGCGCGACCACCGCTTCGGCGGCGTCCGCCAGCGGCTTGCGCGCCAGCGCGGGCCCGCCCGGCAGCGGTGCGCGCGCGGCACCCGGCCCGCGCGGCTCGCCGCCGGCGGCGGCGCGTCCGTACAGCGTGATCACCGCCTGGTGCACCTCGGTCGAGAAGCCATCCACCGTTGCCACCCGCTCGCGCGAGACGCCGTCGACGGCGCCGGCATCGGCCGCGGCCTGCAGCACGCGGCCCAGTTCCTCGGGGCTCTGGAAGCGCTCCGGCATATTGCCCCGGCGCAGCAGCAGCGCCGACACCGCGTACGCGCCCCAGTTCGACACGCTGGCGGTGACCACATGGTCCACCGGCACCACCGCGGCGATATCGCTGCCGTCGAGCGCGCGCGGGATCAGCCCGCCCACGCCACCCATGCCGGCCTCGTTGCCGCCGTCACCGACGCCCAGGGTCTCGATGCCGTCGATGGCATTGGCTTCGAGCACGATCTGGTCCAGCGCCGGGTTGAAGTCGTCGATGCCGACGCCGCGCATATTGTGCTTGGTGCCGCGCGCGCTGCGCGACGGCAGCTCGATCGCCATCACCCGGTCGGGGCCGACCTCGCGCAACAGCGCGCGCGCCGGTTCGGCCGCACTGCCGATCGGTGCATCGAACACGCGAATATTGTCGAGCGGCTCGCCCATCTCACGCAGGATGCCTTCCAGGATCGGCCGGTTGGCCGAATCCACCACGTAGGTCACCTGCTTGCCGCGCAGCCGCAGCGCGCGCCCCAGTTCCGCGGTGCCCGGGGGGCCGTCGGTTTCCGGCATGTCCTTGGCCACCGAGAAGCCGGTCACCAGCATCACGTTGCTGGCGTCTTCCAGCGACGCCGCCGCGCGCTCGGCGCCGCCCGGCATGTAGAACTCGCGCAGGCCGCGGCCGATGTAGTTGAAGCTGATGCGGTCGACCGGCGACAGGTGGCGCCCGCCGTCGACCAGCGCCAGTGCCGGCGACACGTCGGCGGCCTCGCCGAAGGCCGTCTTGAACACGCGGATATCGGGGCGCCGCCCCATCGCGTGCGCCAGCCCGGACACCCGCGACGGCTGGCCGGTGGTAAAGACGATGGTCGGCAGGGTCTTGTCGTCGGGCACCGCCGATGGGTCCAGCGGCTGCTCCAGCAGTGCGCTGCGGTCGATCAGGCCCTGGTCGACCAGCATCTCCACGCCCTTGCGCGCCTGGTACTGCATCGGGTCGATCAGCCTGACATCGCTGCGGCCGATGGCATCGAGCTGCTGGCGCACCAGCGTCTCCAGCGCGGGATAGTGGGTGCAGCAGAACCACAAGGAGGTGGCGTCGGCCGGGATCTGCTCGGCGTTGATGTACTTGGCCACCAGCCCCTTGAGCTGCTCCAGCTTTGCGCCGTCGGCCAGGTGCATCAGGTTGTTGACCGCATCGGCCCACTCGGTCGCGCCGATCTCCTTGACCGTGACGCTGCCGCCGCTGGCCTCGGCCACCGCTTCCAGGTAGGCGTGCAGCTTGACCGTGCCGGGCGTGGCCACCACCACCGGGCGCGCGCCGCCCTCCGTGACGATCCTGGGCGCGGTCTGCATGATCAGGTTGACCACCTTGGCCTGGTGGGTGCCGGCCAGCGCCTCGGGAAACGCCGTGCAGGCGGTGTTGCAGGCAAACAGGTCGACCGCGCCTTTGGCCTTCTGCGCCGCGACCACGCCGGCATGGACCAGGTTGACCAGGTCGCCGCGCTCGCGCCCGCCGTAGGTGCCGGCGGCATGGTCGGTAAAGGCCACCACCTGCACCGCCTTGCCGGTCATGGCATAGGTATGGCGCGCGATGTTCTGCGCGGCCAGCAGGCCGCCGTTGCTGGAATCGAAGGCGGTGATGACGATCGCATCGTCCTGCACCCGGATGCCGAAGTCGGCCGGGTCGATCCCTTCGGGCAGGAAGCGCCGCTGGATGCCCTCGAACAGCTGCGCCATGTCCAGGCCCGCGGGCAGGCGCTCGGCCGCCTTCTGCAGCAGCTCGTAGACCCCCTTCTGCACGGTCTTGTCGTAGCCGCGCACGCTGGTGGCGCCGACCTCCAGCGTGACGCCGTCGCGCGCCTTGTGGCGCGCCATGGTGTCGAGCAGCGCGCCCACGGTCTCAACGCTCGGCATGCCGCGGTCGTGGCCCAGCGCGCGCTGCACGCCGAAGCCGATCGCCTGCGCCGCCAGGTTGGAGTTCATGCCCGTCACCAGGTGGTCGGCGCCGACGTCGGACCAGCTGTCGGCCAGCTGCTCGGTCACCGCCATGTCGCGCAGCAGGCGGTCGCGCGCGGCGCGCATGCCGGCCTCGTTGCCGTGGTCTCCCACCGCAATGGTGACCATGTCGGCGACATCGTTGGCGTCGATCAGCAACTGGTCGAGCATGGCATTGCCGCGCACCCGCTCGCCGTTCTGCAGCCGGTATTCGTTGTTGGTGTTGCGCCCGGCCACTTCCACCGCCACCACCGCCTGCGGCTTGTGCATCGCCAGCAGCGCGCGCGACTGGCGTCCGGCGCTGGCGAAGTCGCGGGCCGAGAAGGTCTCGACGCGCGCATCGGGCTGGTTCAGGTCCTGGCGCAGCATCTTGCGCAGCGTGCGAGCATGGGCGCGGTCGGTCACATAGACCACATCCTTGCCCAGCGAGGCCAGGTAGGCGCCCAGGGAGGCGGCCCCGACCGGGCCGTTGGTCTCGGCGCGGCCGTGGGCGGTCAGCGGGCCGGTGACGATCATCACCGAGTCCAGGTCCGCCAGCGCGCGCGCGGCCATCTCGGCGCCGTAGGGCACTCCGATGTTCTCCATGCTGCCGTCGATCCACAGCACGTTGTCCAGCGGCGAGATCGCGTTCTGCCGCAGCGACATGCGCGCGGGCGCTTCGGGCCCGTCGGCATGCGCCACCACCGCGGGGCCGTGGCTGACCGTGCGGCGCTGCACGCCGGCGTCGCCGTCGACCCCCGGGTGGCGCGGCGCGCGCGCCAGCGCCGGCGTGCCGCTGGCGCCGCGGCGGCGCGAGGCGGGCACCGGCGCGTCGGTGCGGCCGCTGCCGCCGCGCTCGCCCGAGGGGTTGCGCGCGGCGGACTCCGTCACGTAGCGCGCCATGGCGCGGCTCATGGCGCGGTCCATCATGCCGTGGATCACGCGTTCCTGCAGCATCGTGCCGCGCGTGACCGCCATGTCAAAGGCCGCGGCGGTGCCGAGCCTGGCCGATTGCCAGGGCGTGAGGCGGTGCGGGGTGCGCAGGTCGCGGGGCGCAGACGTGCCACCGTCGCTCGTCGGCCTGGCGCCGTTGCTGCGCTCCGGCGTGGAGGGCCTGGCCGCGCCCTGGGCGGGTTCGCCGTCGGCCTGCTTGCCGGAGCGGCCGGACTGGCCGTCGGCATCGGTGCGCGCAAGCGGCTGGCCCGCGGCGTCGCGGCCGGACATGCCCCGGCGCGTGGTGGGCCGGGTGGCGGCTGGCACGCCATCGCCGTCCCGGAACGCCCCCAGCGCGTCCGGCGCCACGCCGCGCGCCGGTCCGCCGACGCCGGCCGGATCGCCCGCGCCGACGCCGCGCCCGCGCATCGCCTGGTAGCCGTCGCGCACGGATTCGCCGATGCGCTTCTGCACCGCCATCGGCAACATCTGCGTGGCGCCCATCAGCAGCATGGCGCCGTTCTGCAGCTTTTCCGACACGCTCATCTCGCTGCCATGCTCGGCGAACATGGCGGCCTGCTGCAGGGTCTGCACGCCGCCGATGCCGAAGCCCACGCCATTGAGCACGCGGCTGGCGCTACCGTAGTGGCCGGCGCTGTGGGTCAGCATGCCGCCCGCCATCTGGCGCAGCGGGTTGGTGCTGCCCGCCAGCCGGGTGCCGGCGTTCATCGCCAACGCGCCGGTCTTGGCCAGGCCCATGCCGCCCATGCCCGCCAGCGAGCCGGCCACATTGAGCCACTGCGCCATCGCTTCCTGGCTGGCAAAGGGATTGACCGAGCGGCCATGGTCCGAAATATTGTCCAGCGCGGCCCACGAGGTGCCGACCCCGTACCCCATGCTGCCCACCATGCCGACCCACGCCGCGGCCACCAGCGGCGTCAGCGTGCCGCCCGAGGCCACCGCCAGCACCCCGCCCGCGACCGCGCCGACCGCGGCCACGCCCAGGTTGACCCAGCCCCACACCTTCTCGCTGGTGGTGACGATATGCGCGTCCATCGCGGCGTAGTCGACATGGCCGTCGCGGCCCAGGTCCAGGTTCTCGGCAAAGTAGACCGTGCCCTTGTCGGAGAGCAGGTTGTTCTCCTGGAAATCGCGCTTCGCGTCCAGTTCCTCCTTGCCGTAGACCGCGCCCTGGTCGTCCACCCACAGGGTCTTGCCGTCCTTGCCCTCGAACTCGAACACCGCGGTCTGGTACGGCACCCCACCGGGGCCGGCCACGTACATCGGGATGGCCTTGACCGTGGTGTCCGGCTTCGCATCGTCGGCGATCTGTTCGCGGATCGCACTGGCGTCGCCCTGCGGCGCGGCCAGCGCGATGGCCTTGGACAGCCCCGTGTCGTCCGAGGCCTTCGCGCTGAGTTCTTCCTTGCGCATCGCCAGGCTGTCGAAGGTCTGCCGCAGGATCTCGTCCTTGTCGAGCTCGAAGCGCTGGTTGGCTTGCTTTGCCTCCTCGGTGCCGGCGTAGTCCTCGCTGCCGCGCTGCACCGCGTTGCGCAGGTAGACGTCGGACATCACCGGCGCGTCCTTGCTTGACTTCAGCGATTGCTCGAAGGCGGCCGACAGCCCGATGTGGCCCTTGGCGGCGGCGTCCTGGGCGCCGCCGTAGATGCGTCCCTGGCGCGACGAGCCGCCCTGGTTCATCATCATCAGCATGCTGACCTCGTTGTCGCGGTCGGTCAGCCAGCTGGCCGTGCTGGTCGCGGCCGGGGCCGTGCCGGGCCGGGCCTGAGGGTTGCGCGCGTAGTACCCGGCATCGGCGGCGTCGACCACCGCCGACAGGCCATGGTAGAAGTCGTCCCAGTCGTTGTACCCGGGCGACTGGCTGTTGTTGCGCCCGGTCCAGTCGTTGCTGTACCCGGTCTTCACCGTATCGAGCAGCGTGCCGGCGTCTTCCTCGATCAGGTGCGGCGCCACTGCCTGCAGGTAGACCCCCACCTTGTCGGCGTACATCTTCTCCTGGCCGATGATGGGCCGGCCCTTGTCGTCGTGGGTCTTGTTCTTCAGGTCCTTGTCCATCGACGCTTCGATCTGCGCCTTGAACAGGTCGCCGCTGAAGCGGTCGTTGTGCACGTCGACGTAGAGCTGCCGCTCCTCCGGCGTCTGCGCGGCATCGGCGCCGGCCTTGCGGATCTGCAGGGCGCCGGTGACGTCGCCGCTGTCCAGTTTCTGCGCGATGCCGCGGGTCATGGCGTCCACCCGCAGCGGTACCGAGCCCTCCATGTAGCCAAGCATCCGGTTCAGGCCGTTGGCGGCCTGGCCGCGTTCCGCCTGGCTGAGCTTGGGATCCTCGCTGCGCGCCTTGAGCTGCTCGACGGTGTAGCCGAGCAGGCCTTTCCCGGCGACGCCCTTGTCGTAGGCGATCCGGGCGGGATCGGTCGCGGGCAGGTCGGCGGCCGGAACCAGGCCGTCCGCGCCCAGCGCCTTGTACATGACGTAGCCGGCCGGGTTGTGTTCCATCAGCGTGCGCTCGGCCTGCGGCAGGTCGCGCGGCGTGGTGGCGTTGGGATCGGTCCTGGCCTGGGGATCCAGCGTCAGCCCCTGCGCCTGCGCCATCGCCAGCGTGGTGGGGTCGTTCTGCGCCAGCTTGCGCTCGAACTCGGTGGAAGGTGTCAGGTGCTCCATCTCGCCGGCGATGCGCCCGCGCAGGTCGACCCGGTCGATCAGCTGGCCCATGCCGCCCTCGGTGCCGTAGCGCGCCTTCAGGTCCTGCACCGCCTGCTGGCGATAGCTGTCCGGCACCTTGACGCCCTGGCCCGACGCCAGCGCCTGCAGCTGCGCGTCGGCGTCGCTGACCTTGCCGTTGGCCAGGGTCAGGTCGTACGAGCGGTCCGCCATCGAGATAGTGCGGTCGTGCGGATCGTTGCGCAGATCCTTCAGCGCCTGGTCGGCGTCTTGCTTGTAGCCGTTCGCCGCGACCGTGTCGATCTCTTTCTGCAGGGCGGCAAGGAAGGTCTCCTCGGCCTTTACCCGTTCCTGCTGTGCCTGCTCATGGGCGTCGCGCGCAGCGACGAGCTCGTCGTCGGCCTCGAGCTCGAAGCGCCGGATGCCGCCGGGAATCTTCAGGTACGCGGCCTGTTCCTGGTCGACCCTGGCGGCGGCCTGCTGTTCTTTTTCCTGCGCCAGCACCACGTTGAAGCGCGCACCCTGGGTGTCGCGCGCCTGCTGCGTGCTCTCGGTCTTCAGGAATTGCGTCTTGGTCTCTTCGATATTCAGCGCGACATTGGGATCGTCATAGCGCTTGCGGATCTCTTCGGCCTTGGCCTCGACCGCGGCCTTGACGTCCGCGCCGGTGGCCGCGGCGTGGTTGGCGGCCACGCGCAGCTCATTCTGCGCGCCGCCCATCACGTTGCCGTACTTCAGCCCCAGCGGCTGCCACTGCTTGTCGGTCATGGCGCGGCCGTCGAGCTCGGCCACGACCTTGTCATAGGCGTCCTGCGCTTGCTGCTGCCAGCCATCGGTCAGCGCCCTGGCATCGCTTTCCTTTTTCTTGCGCGCTTCCTCGGCGGGATCGGTCTTGGGCTTCTCGGGCGCGGGCGCATCGACCTGCGTGGCCTTGGGCGACTGCGCACCGGTGGCGTTGGCGGTGTAGAGCGCCGGCGTCACCACCACCCCCTGCGGCTTGTCGGGCTGGTCCGCGGGTCTGGCCTGCTGATTTTGTTGGGTTTGTTGCGACTGTTGCGCCTGCTGCGTGTTCTGGGTGTCCTGCTGGCGCTGGGTCTCGCGCGCCTCGGCCGCGCGCTGGGCGCGTTCGGCGGCTTCGCGGGCGGCCCGTTCGGCGGCCTCGCGCGCGGCTTCTGCGGCGGCGCGGGCCGCGGCCTCGGCGGCCGCGCGCGCGGCAGCCCGGATGGCATCCATGAAATCCAGCATGACGCAAGTCTCCTGGCGACGCCGGCGCGTGCCGGCAGGTCAGACGGTTGCCGATGCCCGGGCACGCGGCCGGGGCCACGCGCCAGCAGCGGGCAAGCCGCGGGCATCATGCGCGCCGATTCTGCGCGCGTCGGCGGCGCAGGCCAACTATGGGAATTCGTAGGCCCGCGGGAACCAATGGCTACAGCCAAATGCCCTTGAGTTAAGGGATCAATCACTACCGTCATTCCCGCGAAGGCGGGAATCCAGCGTCTTTAACGTTCCCTTCGGGGATAAAGTCACTGGGTTCCCGCCTTCGCGGGAACGACAGTCGCAAACTGAACGGCATTGGTGGTTACAGCCGGTTGTTGTCGAGGTCGGTCACCAGCATGCAGCCCGGCGCGTGGGTGATGCAGATCTCGGGCCGCGCCTCGCGGATCACCGCCTGGGGCGTGACCCCGCAGGCCCAGAACACCGGGATTTCATCGGCGTCGAGCGGCACCGCGTCGCCGTAGTCGGGCGATTCGATATCCTCGATGCCGATCAGCCGCGGATCGCCGATATGCACCGGCGCGCCGTGCACGTCGGGATAGCGCGCGGTGATCTCGGTGGCCAGGATCGCGTCGGCGGCCTTGAGCGGGCGCATCGACACCACCAGCTTGCCCGACAGCCGGCCGGCCGGACGGGTCTCGATCGCGGTGCGGTACATGGCCACGTTGCGGCCCAGGTTGATGTGCTTGAGCGGCACATTGGCCGCGAGCAGCGCCTGCTCGAACGAGAACGAGCAGCCGATGGCAAAGGCGACGAAGTCGTCGCGCCACAGCTCGGTGATGCCGGTGGTCTCGTGGTAGGCGTTGCCGTCGCGGTAGACCCGGTACATCGGCACGTCGGTGCGGATGTCGACGTCGCGCCCGAGGTTGCGGAACACCGGGTCGCCCGGGTCGGTCACGTCGATCAGCGGGCAGGCCTTGCGGTTGAGCGCGCAGAACTGCAGGAAGTCATAGGCCCAGTCACGCGTCAGGATCACGATATTGGCCTGCACGTGGCCGCG is a window of Cupriavidus taiwanensis LMG 19424 DNA encoding:
- a CDS encoding putative hydro-lyase, which produces MNQPLQHAASLLPEDPAALRQLIRAGRYRGHTSGLARGHVQANIVILTRDWAYDFLQFCALNRKACPLIDVTDPGDPVFRNLGRDVDIRTDVPMYRVYRDGNAYHETTGITELWRDDFVAFAIGCSFSFEQALLAANVPLKHINLGRNVAMYRTAIETRPAGRLSGKLVVSMRPLKAADAILATEITARYPDVHGAPVHIGDPRLIGIEDIESPDYGDAVPLDADEIPVFWACGVTPQAVIREARPEICITHAPGCMLVTDLDNNRL
- a CDS encoding LWXIA domain-containing protein produces the protein MLDFMDAIRAAARAAAEAAARAAAEAAREAAERAAREAAERAQRAAEARETQRQQDTQNTQQAQQSQQTQQNQQARPADQPDKPQGVVVTPALYTANATGAQSPKATQVDAPAPEKPKTDPAEEARKKKESDARALTDGWQQQAQDAYDKVVAELDGRAMTDKQWQPLGLKYGNVMGGAQNELRVAANHAAATGADVKAAVEAKAEEIRKRYDDPNVALNIEETKTQFLKTESTQQARDTQGARFNVVLAQEKEQQAAARVDQEQAAYLKIPGGIRRFELEADDELVAARDAHEQAQQERVKAEETFLAALQKEIDTVAANGYKQDADQALKDLRNDPHDRTISMADRSYDLTLANGKVSDADAQLQALASGQGVKVPDSYRQQAVQDLKARYGTEGGMGQLIDRVDLRGRIAGEMEHLTPSTEFERKLAQNDPTTLAMAQAQGLTLDPQARTDPNATTPRDLPQAERTLMEHNPAGYVMYKALGADGLVPAADLPATDPARIAYDKGVAGKGLLGYTVEQLKARSEDPKLSQAERGQAANGLNRMLGYMEGSVPLRVDAMTRGIAQKLDSGDVTGALQIRKAGADAAQTPEERQLYVDVHNDRFSGDLFKAQIEASMDKDLKNKTHDDKGRPIIGQEKMYADKVGVYLQAVAPHLIEEDAGTLLDTVKTGYSNDWTGRNNSQSPGYNDWDDFYHGLSAVVDAADAGYYARNPQARPGTAPAATSTASWLTDRDNEVSMLMMMNQGGSSRQGRIYGGAQDAAAKGHIGLSAAFEQSLKSSKDAPVMSDVYLRNAVQRGSEDYAGTEEAKQANQRFELDKDEILRQTFDSLAMRKEELSAKASDDTGLSKAIALAAPQGDASAIREQIADDAKPDTTVKAIPMYVAGPGGVPYQTAVFEFEGKDGKTLWVDDQGAVYGKEELDAKRDFQENNLLSDKGTVYFAENLDLGRDGHVDYAAMDAHIVTTSEKVWGWVNLGVAAVGAVAGGVLAVASGGTLTPLVAAAWVGMVGSMGYGVGTSWAALDNISDHGRSVNPFASQEAMAQWLNVAGSLAGMGGMGLAKTGALAMNAGTRLAGSTNPLRQMAGGMLTHSAGHYGSASRVLNGVGFGIGGVQTLQQAAMFAEHGSEMSVSEKLQNGAMLLMGATQMLPMAVQKRIGESVRDGYQAMRGRGVGAGDPAGVGGPARGVAPDALGAFRDGDGVPAATRPTTRRGMSGRDAAGQPLARTDADGQSGRSGKQADGEPAQGAARPSTPERSNGARPTSDGGTSAPRDLRTPHRLTPWQSARLGTAAAFDMAVTRGTMLQERVIHGMMDRAMSRAMARYVTESAARNPSGERGGSGRTDAPVPASRRRGASGTPALARAPRHPGVDGDAGVQRRTVSHGPAVVAHADGPEAPARMSLRQNAISPLDNVLWIDGSMENIGVPYGAEMAARALADLDSVMIVTGPLTAHGRAETNGPVGAASLGAYLASLGKDVVYVTDRAHARTLRKMLRQDLNQPDARVETFSARDFASAGRQSRALLAMHKPQAVVAVEVAGRNTNNEYRLQNGERVRGNAMLDQLLIDANDVADMVTIAVGDHGNEAGMRAARDRLLRDMAVTEQLADSWSDVGADHLVTGMNSNLAAQAIGFGVQRALGHDRGMPSVETVGALLDTMARHKARDGVTLEVGATSVRGYDKTVQKGVYELLQKAAERLPAGLDMAQLFEGIQRRFLPEGIDPADFGIRVQDDAIVITAFDSSNGGLLAAQNIARHTYAMTGKAVQVVAFTDHAAGTYGGRERGDLVNLVHAGVVAAQKAKGAVDLFACNTACTAFPEALAGTHQAKVVNLIMQTAPRIVTEGGARPVVVATPGTVKLHAYLEAVAEASGGSVTVKEIGATEWADAVNNLMHLADGAKLEQLKGLVAKYINAEQIPADATSLWFCCTHYPALETLVRQQLDAIGRSDVRLIDPMQYQARKGVEMLVDQGLIDRSALLEQPLDPSAVPDDKTLPTIVFTTGQPSRVSGLAHAMGRRPDIRVFKTAFGEAADVSPALALVDGGRHLSPVDRISFNYIGRGLREFYMPGGAERAAASLEDASNVMLVTGFSVAKDMPETDGPPGTAELGRALRLRGKQVTYVVDSANRPILEGILREMGEPLDNIRVFDAPIGSAAEPARALLREVGPDRVMAIELPSRSARGTKHNMRGVGIDDFNPALDQIVLEANAIDGIETLGVGDGGNEAGMGGVGGLIPRALDGSDIAAVVPVDHVVTASVSNWGAYAVSALLLRRGNMPERFQSPEELGRVLQAAADAGAVDGVSRERVATVDGFSTEVHQAVITLYGRAAAGGEPRGPGAARAPLPGGPALARKPLADAAEAVVAHGGQLPRKAASASRADGAGSQPAAMPAARPQIRDGSWSVRDGAPSRAAIEATVDGIHASGGRLAGVHYVVSHGDGLSVPLRAGLPEASFLSLQQAMRDLGPALQAGGNFRIAIVSQREAARHGAVDARSVIGTVPLSLRGHKPHAEGFALNPDYLGEIRAALPDDFRAGLPLVRQQDGRRIDVLAQLEQFPRGRADLDLAQQAGQKTFGDEAVAVSVPQIPGHFTVRAEGLFGGIAMRAGDRADGAQPLLDAPAVIDRIRAHPDYQEGMPVVLYGCYGQDGAVSLVQQLATGLNARLYGADGRLDVDAFRAPGSDLAYGARLRVAADPAAMAASGAPVHVQDGGRFHGAMPALPVVAVTGGGKPVRQHGARTAGDPVPASWRQAPDRWAELALGEPAVRVNAPRDHLVVVGAVRPEGGLRGEAGEGVGAHELAFLLAHDWEPGQPIVLALDGAHAPQGRMLAQQVADVMRTEVLVPEFALRRGAYAQDPGKSQIDLAQPGRWRRLSPQPDPYAGHSFKIDHHGNVFLRRPDGTRERVRLEAYLGPRLGSGGAKTVFALGKDLAVGIANEAWLGDMVHGERAAMAEAAGTHGLNTVRSFGPASFEAFGRPAIGYERYAASTKDLFDAAGQLRPEPAALLNDRSARDIAALADTMKTRSLHLGDVEFALFPDGTVKVADLTHVETGADASQGSAVYRMLDAMQQAARARGSDGTQGRAGGEGAVVRATISHGPAGNAPPPGSNGPRPWKVRTALAVSAAGTFAAASGAAAISAQTGANLVLTSAGCFIYRGSVAMGRTVHANKVIRRAGTHTPADIAWLRRTLTEKPGTAVWGINEANQQKFARALDQLDAYAHHADKKDLPEAADKIREAQAVIGTIGASMLTPDTRAGQVNDALQLTTLAINNGNTMLWFGEHGVTQVGEPLTYSSAVFLAANSVLSTVNFAARAGYHTGLAQPALLGARLRKFVMNAYSVGAVQLAVADMMHTGGVVGAIEAGSLAVFGIGAHLQSRNEQKLINAEKNRLAKAADPDAVDKPVTPWLAQKWDFFGRAMPKGLVLLGGGVIVNFGAKILVELLKDEDKGAPTPTPTPTPAPSGGPSTPPATDPGGSTPPKDPPKEPPKEPPSETPRERPASGSVRVQPYSPDHVAGSTLWGIAGAHLDTLLSEGQKAEAQAQAMTPDQQVANFALRELINLNPRYRLADNPDHLEPGWELDVTR